A single Novosphingobium sp. SL115 DNA region contains:
- a CDS encoding flavin monoamine oxidase family protein, which yields MGIDRRSFTGGMAVAGLGALVGAAPAMAARSKPKGKAKGKAAPAAADGELDVIILGAGISGLHAAHLLEEQGQKVRILEARSRVGGRIMTLMDQPGYPEMGFNSMAAGYGRGIDAASRAGVQLQEVGARWRMGPPPLVYIGDKGMTREEWARFPGNPFPEQYRNLMPGELVGALVAKNNRLADWTSWNAPESAPLDISLHARLRELGLSDAAIHLCNDIAPYYGTNAYGLSALMMEYNDGFVKTMAAAGPESLAVKGGNLLLPMALAKQIKGDLLLNTEVRGIVQNGSSVTVHCADGTTHTARKVICTLPFSALRHVAIEPGLSGVQAEAVAQLGYQPISMVFVTAETPFWEQDGLSPAMWTDGLLGNIMIQRFGDDPAQITGLLVQARGNLAQYWDAMAPETVKAMVVSRIEALRPAAKGKIRAHSFFSWAQERFNGGDVSFLAPGQVAFVNEMAKPAGALYFCGEHTATNARGLEGAMESAERVVLEVLTA from the coding sequence ATGGGTATCGACAGGCGCAGTTTTACGGGCGGTATGGCGGTTGCAGGGCTGGGCGCGCTGGTTGGCGCGGCCCCTGCGATGGCTGCAAGGTCGAAGCCCAAGGGCAAAGCGAAAGGCAAGGCTGCGCCTGCCGCTGCCGACGGTGAACTGGACGTAATTATCCTTGGTGCCGGCATTTCTGGCCTGCACGCTGCACACCTGCTGGAAGAACAGGGCCAGAAAGTCCGCATTCTTGAAGCGCGGAGCCGCGTGGGTGGCCGCATCATGACGCTGATGGACCAGCCCGGTTACCCGGAAATGGGCTTCAATTCGATGGCCGCCGGTTACGGTCGCGGGATTGACGCTGCATCGCGTGCGGGCGTGCAGTTGCAGGAAGTGGGCGCGCGCTGGCGCATGGGGCCGCCGCCGCTGGTCTATATCGGTGACAAGGGCATGACGCGCGAAGAATGGGCGCGTTTCCCCGGTAATCCCTTTCCCGAACAGTATCGCAACCTGATGCCGGGCGAACTTGTGGGCGCGCTGGTGGCCAAGAACAACCGTCTTGCCGACTGGACAAGCTGGAACGCGCCCGAATCCGCACCCTTGGACATTTCGCTGCACGCCCGCCTGCGCGAGCTGGGCCTGTCGGATGCGGCCATCCACCTGTGCAACGATATCGCGCCCTATTACGGCACCAACGCCTATGGCCTGTCGGCGTTGATGATGGAATACAACGACGGCTTCGTAAAAACCATGGCTGCTGCCGGGCCTGAATCGTTGGCGGTGAAGGGCGGAAACCTTTTGCTGCCCATGGCGCTGGCCAAGCAGATCAAGGGCGATCTGCTGTTGAATACCGAAGTGCGCGGCATCGTGCAGAACGGAAGCAGCGTTACCGTGCATTGCGCCGATGGCACCACCCACACCGCGCGCAAGGTGATCTGCACTCTGCCGTTCTCCGCCCTGCGCCACGTTGCCATCGAACCGGGCCTTTCGGGCGTTCAGGCCGAAGCCGTGGCCCAGCTTGGCTATCAGCCGATTTCGATGGTCTTCGTCACCGCCGAAACCCCGTTCTGGGAGCAGGATGGCCTTTCGCCCGCGATGTGGACCGATGGCCTGTTGGGCAACATCATGATTCAGCGCTTTGGCGATGATCCGGCGCAGATTACCGGCCTGCTGGTGCAGGCGCGGGGCAATCTGGCGCAATACTGGGATGCCATGGCTCCCGAAACGGTCAAGGCCATGGTCGTGTCGCGCATCGAAGCGCTGCGGCCCGCTGCCAAGGGCAAGATTCGCGCGCATTCGTTCTTTTCGTGGGCGCAGGAGCGCTTCAACGGGGGCGATGTTTCCTTCCTTGCGCCGGGGCAGGTGGCTTTCGTCAACGAAATGGCAAAGCCTGCGGGCGCGCTCTATTTCTGCGGAGAACACACCGCCACCAATGCGCGCGGGCTTGAAGGCGCGATGGAATCGGCCGAACGTGTGGTGCTGGAAGTGCTGACCGCCTGA